One part of the Flavobacterium johnsoniae UW101 genome encodes these proteins:
- a CDS encoding DUF3298 and DUF4163 domain-containing protein: MKNYIFTILLCLIFTSCKKELSFENETFEEKSTIPCKNDCPDITIEVPIAKNKKVVADSINKKVFTVIKEIIYFGEDSTKVNDYKSLSKSFIASYEEMHQKFPNDTFGWEGKITGNVEFESEQIVNIKIDHYTFTGGAHGYQGFRSLLFNRKTGKFIFNKDLFKNEKEFKAFAEKEFRAKYHIPEKANINATGLMFENDKFQLSQNIFYTSEGLLLYYNSYEAASYADGPKEIVFPYDKVSKYLKFQ, from the coding sequence ATGAAAAATTACATATTTACAATCTTATTGTGTTTGATTTTTACAAGTTGCAAAAAAGAGCTTTCATTTGAGAATGAAACATTTGAAGAAAAATCTACTATTCCGTGCAAAAATGACTGTCCGGATATCACAATAGAAGTCCCAATTGCTAAAAATAAAAAGGTTGTTGCTGACAGTATAAACAAAAAGGTATTTACTGTCATAAAAGAAATTATATATTTTGGAGAAGATTCTACAAAAGTTAATGATTACAAATCATTATCAAAATCTTTTATTGCTTCTTATGAAGAAATGCACCAGAAATTTCCAAATGATACTTTTGGCTGGGAAGGAAAAATAACCGGAAATGTTGAGTTTGAATCAGAGCAGATTGTAAACATCAAAATAGATCATTACACTTTTACTGGTGGTGCTCACGGTTATCAAGGTTTTAGATCTTTATTATTTAACAGAAAAACAGGAAAATTCATTTTTAACAAAGACCTTTTTAAAAATGAGAAAGAATTTAAGGCTTTCGCCGAAAAAGAATTCAGAGCCAAGTATCACATTCCAGAAAAAGCAAATATAAATGCAACCGGACTGATGTTTGAAAATGATAAATTCCAATTATCTCAGAATATTTTTTACACTTCTGAAGGTTTGCTTTTATATTACAACTCTTATGAAGCAGCATCTTATGCAGATGGCCCAAAAGAAATCGTATTTCCATACGATAAAGTGAGCAAATATTTGAAATTTCAGTAA
- a CDS encoding ATP-binding protein → MINKRLLIKNLLAHNDESSFYDKKRQLNLHSREGKAKFLKHICALSNSNPANNSYIVVGVEDQDNEIVGDDFFDDSRIQNLVNAFLENPPRIQYENVPFPNLPKDKVIGLVTIKPKSQISYFKKGIHTIPANSIFVRRGSNSTPVEEHEEIEKNYQNTETVIGIENSSRNSIQYTLDGVIDFMNFRHKDMSPKYRVFKELFVICWAGVPKKSREITFLSRVDIELINEQVKLFYSAQDVVTIFYDDDSFTITEYVPLGLNDKTSYYPLEKQTIHFFDNGYYKIDREILFQPPEFNRKMLYHIYNSNLALLQKLEKGISLSDRELTDLENLPSTFMICYLNGFDDAKQKLIDAKLLLKPFSQTYLSFKEALRVLRKMKYDVQ, encoded by the coding sequence ATGATTAATAAACGCCTTTTAATAAAAAACCTACTGGCTCACAATGACGAGAGCAGTTTTTATGATAAAAAAAGGCAGTTGAATCTTCATTCCAGAGAAGGAAAAGCAAAGTTTTTAAAACATATTTGTGCACTTTCAAACTCTAATCCAGCGAATAATTCTTATATCGTTGTGGGCGTTGAAGATCAGGACAATGAAATTGTAGGTGATGATTTCTTTGATGACAGCCGAATTCAGAATCTTGTCAATGCCTTTCTTGAAAATCCTCCAAGAATTCAATACGAAAATGTTCCGTTTCCGAATCTGCCAAAAGATAAAGTGATTGGTCTGGTAACTATTAAGCCCAAAAGTCAGATTTCTTATTTTAAAAAAGGCATTCATACTATACCTGCCAACAGCATATTTGTGCGAAGAGGAAGTAATTCTACTCCGGTAGAAGAGCATGAAGAAATTGAAAAGAATTATCAAAATACGGAAACTGTAATTGGTATTGAGAACAGTTCCCGAAACAGTATTCAATACACTCTTGATGGTGTAATCGATTTTATGAATTTCAGACATAAAGATATGTCGCCAAAATATCGGGTTTTTAAAGAACTGTTTGTAATCTGCTGGGCGGGAGTTCCTAAAAAATCCAGAGAGATCACTTTTTTATCACGAGTAGATATTGAATTAATAAACGAACAGGTTAAACTTTTTTATTCGGCTCAGGATGTGGTTACCATTTTTTATGATGATGATAGTTTTACTATTACTGAATATGTTCCTTTAGGATTGAATGATAAAACAAGTTATTATCCTCTTGAAAAACAAACTATTCACTTTTTTGATAATGGATATTATAAAATTGACAGGGAGATACTTTTTCAGCCTCCGGAATTCAATAGGAAAATGTTGTATCATATTTATAATTCTAACCTGGCACTGCTTCAAAAATTAGAAAAAGGAATCTCATTGTCTGATCGTGAATTAACTGATCTGGAAAATCTGCCTTCAACTTTTATGATTTGTTATTTGAATGGTTTTGATGATGCCAAACAAAAATTGATTGATGCCAAATTGCTTTTAAAACCTTTTAGCCAGACTTATTTATCTTTTAAAGAAGCTTTGAGGGTTTTGAGAAAGATGAAATATGATGTTCAATAA
- a CDS encoding SDR family NAD(P)-dependent oxidoreductase: MKKTVLITGATSGIGKATAQILAKNNFKIILCGRRKERLEELEKELSAFTDVHSLSFDVRDKNDVLEKIEALPAEFSDIDILINNAGNAHGLDPIQTGDLDDWDAMIDINVKGLLYVSKAVIPKMTAKKSGHIINIGSTAAKEVYPNGNVYCGTKHAVDAITAGMRIDLNPFGIRVGAIHPGMVATEFSEVRFKGDVERASNVYKGFDPLQAEDIADIIHFVVSRPYHVNIADLVVMSTAQASSTIVKKTL; the protein is encoded by the coding sequence ATGAAAAAAACAGTTTTAATTACTGGTGCTACAAGTGGAATTGGAAAAGCAACGGCTCAGATTTTAGCAAAAAACAATTTTAAAATTATCCTTTGCGGCAGACGCAAAGAACGTTTGGAAGAATTAGAAAAAGAACTTTCTGCTTTTACAGATGTACATTCGCTTTCTTTTGATGTTCGTGATAAAAATGATGTTCTGGAAAAAATCGAAGCGCTTCCTGCTGAATTTTCAGATATTGATATTTTAATTAATAATGCCGGAAATGCACACGGTTTAGATCCAATTCAAACAGGAGATTTAGATGATTGGGATGCCATGATTGATATTAATGTAAAAGGACTTTTGTATGTTTCTAAAGCGGTAATCCCGAAAATGACTGCTAAAAAGTCCGGACACATTATTAATATTGGTTCAACAGCTGCAAAAGAAGTTTATCCAAACGGAAATGTGTATTGCGGAACTAAACATGCCGTTGATGCGATTACTGCGGGTATGCGAATCGATTTAAATCCATTTGGAATTAGAGTTGGTGCTATTCATCCCGGAATGGTCGCAACAGAATTTAGTGAAGTGCGTTTTAAAGGTGATGTCGAAAGAGCTTCAAATGTTTATAAAGGATTTGATCCGCTTCAGGCAGAAGATATCGCAGATATAATTCATTTTGTGGTTTCAAGACCGTATCATGTAAATATTGCTGATTTAGTTGTAATGAGCACCGCGCAGGCATCTTCGACGATTGTTAAGAAGACATTATAG
- a CDS encoding aldo/keto reductase, with protein MSKTALSPIISGTMNWGVWDKNLTSKEMENMIQICIENKITTFDHADIYGDYTTEADFGKAFKDSKISREKLQLITKCGIQLVTESRKNKIKHYDYSKDYIIWSVEESLKKLKTDYVDLFLLHRPSPLMQADEIAEAVEKLKSEGKILDFGLSNFTSSQTELIRQKTEVSYNQVQFSATHYEPMIDGSLDYMQTNGIRPLSWNPLGTVFREDTKKTRRLKKLFSTLLEKYHLGADTLLLAWILKHPANVIPIAGTVNVARIQSLVKAVELDMDKEDWFAIWTESMGDDVA; from the coding sequence ACTATGAATTGGGGTGTTTGGGATAAAAACCTTACATCAAAAGAAATGGAAAACATGATACAAATCTGTATCGAAAACAAAATCACAACTTTTGACCACGCCGATATTTACGGTGATTATACGACCGAAGCCGATTTTGGTAAGGCCTTTAAAGACAGTAAGATCTCGCGCGAAAAATTACAATTAATAACAAAATGCGGTATTCAGCTGGTAACTGAAAGCCGTAAAAACAAAATCAAACATTACGATTATTCTAAAGACTACATCATTTGGTCTGTTGAAGAATCTTTAAAGAAATTGAAAACAGATTATGTTGATTTATTTTTACTGCACAGACCAAGTCCGTTAATGCAGGCAGATGAAATTGCAGAAGCTGTAGAAAAATTAAAATCAGAAGGAAAGATTTTAGATTTCGGACTTTCGAATTTTACAAGTTCTCAAACGGAGTTAATTCGCCAGAAAACAGAAGTGAGTTATAATCAGGTACAGTTTTCGGCAACTCATTATGAACCAATGATCGACGGAAGTTTAGATTATATGCAGACAAACGGAATTCGTCCGTTATCATGGAATCCGCTTGGGACTGTTTTTAGAGAAGACACGAAAAAAACGCGTCGTTTGAAAAAACTATTCTCGACTTTGCTTGAAAAATATCATTTAGGTGCAGATACGCTTTTATTGGCCTGGATTTTAAAACATCCTGCTAATGTTATTCCAATTGCAGGAACTGTTAACGTTGCCAGAATTCAATCTTTAGTAAAAGCAGTTGAGCTTGATATGGACAAAGAAGACTGGTTTGCTATCTGGACAGAAAGTATGGGCGACGATGTGGCTTAA